Genomic segment of Bacteroides intestinalis DSM 17393:
ATTGAAACCGCCTTGTTTGTATTTTCCGTCCAGTGTGATATTCTCATAGTTATAATCACTATAGTCGATGGAAGCGATTAATCCTTTCATCACAATGGAAGGATATTGATTATCATAGTGGCTACCTTCAACGTCAAGATTGAAAGTTACTTTTCCCAGCTTTTCGTTATCCAGCATATTGCCCAATTCGAGTTCTTCAGTCTTCACGGCACCCGAATATGCAAAATAACCTTTTTCCTTATCTGAGCTTATTTTCAAGTCCGTCTTGATGGAGCCAATATCTGTGTGTACCAAACCATAAGTTACGATGTCCGTGAAATAGCCTGATACTTCTCCATGAAATGAAATGGTGCCAAAACGTTGCAATATAGGAGGAACACCCTCGTAATTCTTACTCAAGTTGCGTACAAAAAAGGCAACCCCTTCCGGATCGGCATATAGATTGGACAGGTTACCAAATACAAATGCATCCTGAGGACGGGATAGATCCTGAAAAGATACATCTCCTCTCAAACGGAAATGTGGTCCTCCTGTAATTGACAGGTGGGGACAGTTCAGCTGGTTAATGGTACCGTTTGTTTCTACAGCTATTTGCAGCTTTTCTTTGAAAGGAGAAAATGCGGGAACAAATGCTGCCAAATCACGAAGTACGATATCTGAAGGCAGCATACGGAACGAGAAGTGAACATCATTAGCAAAATTGCCAAAGGCCCCCAGACTGTCATATTCCATACGTATGGTGTCCATGGCAAGTGAAGTATTGGGCAGGTCGATTGCAAAATTCTCGATATTCATCTTCTGATCATTTGCAACAACCTTTAAGCTCAGCCTTTTTAACTCAAATCCGGAATTTCCTTCTTCTATACTTAAACGTTTGATTGCAGCATTTATAGAATCATTTTGAAGTGCTTTTAAGGAGATATTGGCAATAATGTTACGCAGTTGTATGTGCTGTGCATTGAACTTTCCTTGTGTTTCTTCTGCCGACAGCACATTGTAGGACAACTTGCCACGCCGTATCAATAAAGAATTGATGCGGATATCCAGATTACTTTCTTTTTTGATGGTATCTTTAGAGGCAAATGCATCAAGTACAAACTGGAAATTGGGTATATCTTCCGGTGTTTTTTTTTCCAGATTGATGTTAAAACCAAATAACTGAACGTTACTGATGGAAACTTTTCCCTTGAATAGGGGTAATATATCGAATTTAGCTGAAAGACGGGATATTTTCAGCATTTCTTTATCGGACTGGTCATTCAATAATAAGTCATCGATTATGATGCGGTTTAGCAGTCCCATATTTATCCGCCCGATGGTCAGTTGCGTACCCAGAACGTTAGCCAATTCGTTTGCAACCAGCACGGATATTTGTCGCTGAACGTAAGGAATGTTCAACAACAATATAGTCCCGATATACAAACTAAGTATAATACCGAGCACCCAGCGAACTGTCTTTTTTAACTTTCTGATAGGCGGTTTGTTTGAATTAGCCAACAAAAATATGAAATAATACGTTATCAATCCTACTTTTATCACTACTTTTGCAGCGTTTAAACGTAAATAACGATATGAGTACAATAATTTTAGGAATAGAAAGCTCTTGCGATGACACCTCTGCTGCCGTCATCAAAGATGGGTATCTGCTATCAAACGTCGTTTCCAGTCAGGCGGTGCATGAAGCCTATGGTGGTGTAGTTCCCGAATTAGCTTCACGTGCACATCAGCAAAACATAGTTCCGGTGGTGCATGAAGCATTGAAACGCGCCGGAGTGACTAAGGAAGAATTGAGTGCAGTGGCGTTTACCAGAGGACCGGGATTGATGGGCTCTTTGTTGGTAGGTGTGTCATTTGCCAAAGGTTTTGCTCGTTCTTTAGGTATTCCTATGATTGATGTTAATCATCTGACAGGTCATGTGTTAGCTCATTTCATTAAAGCAGAAGGTGAAGAAAATGCTCAACCTGAATTTCCTTTCCTTTGCTTGCTTGTATCGGGAGGAAATTCACAAATTATTCTGGTAAAGGCATATAATGATATGGAGATTTTAGGGCAGACGATTGATGATGCTGCTGGAGAAGCCATTGACAAGTGTTCGAAGGTAATGGGTCTGGGTTATCCCGGTGGTCCGATTATTGATAAGTTGGCCCGTCAGGGAAATCCGAAGGCATTTACTTTTAGCAAACCCCATATCCCCGGATTAGATTATAGTTTCAGCGGTTTAAAAACCTCATTCCTGTATTCTTTGCGTGACTGGATGAAGGAAGATCCCGATTTCATCGAGCATCACAAGGTAGATTTGGCGGCTTCGCTTGAAGCTACCGTGGTGGATATCCTGATGGATAAGCTCCGTAAGGCTGCTAAAGAATATAAGATAAAGCAAGTAGCCGTGGCCGGTGGTGTTTCTGCTAATAATGGCCTGCGCAATGCCTTTCGTGAACATGCCGAAAAGTATGGGTGGAATATATTTATTCCAAAGTTCAGCTATACGACGGATAATGCCGCTATGATTGCGATTACAGGTTATTTCAAATATCAGGATAAAGATTTCTGTTCGATAGATGCACCGGCTTACTCACGCGTAACGTTGCAGTAAAAGGAATTTCAGGACACTTTCTAGTCTGCACCATACCTGGTCCGTGTCTGGTCCATACCAACTCCATACCAAGTCCAAGTGTATAGATACGGAGCAAATACGGAGTTGATATGGATTTGGTGATGTGGAGAGGAAAAATAGAACAAAATATAGAAATAATATATATATAAGGTATATGAAGCTGGAAGAAAGGATTGGGGAGTTATTAAAATCGAAGAATTTGTCCCTTTCCACCGCAGAAAGTTGTACGGGAGGTAGTATTGCAGCTCTGGTGACTTCTGTTCCGGGGAGTTCGGAATACTTTAACGGAGGGATTGTGGCATATTCTAATGAGGTAAAGATGTCTCTGCTTCATGTCTCTGCTGAAACTTTGGAGAAATATGGAGCTGTCAGTCGGGAGACTGTTATCGAGATGGTGAAAGGTGCGATGAAAGCGTTGAAAACAGATTGCGCTGTCGCTACATCAGGAATTGCAGGTCCCGGAGGGGGGACAGCGGAAAAGCCCGTCGGAACGGTATGGATTGCTGCTGCCTATAAAAATGAAATTGTAACTTTCAGACAAGAGGGAGATGATGGAAGGGGTGGAAATGTGCAAAAAGCCATTCAAAATGCTCTAATGATGCTCTGTGAGTGCTTAAAATGAAGAAAAAATGCTATCAGACAATGAATTATTTTATGAAAAACTTGTTTGGTATCGATAAAAGTACTTACTTTGCGCTCTGTTTGAAATAAGTATAGATAAAAACTATAAAAATAAGATAGAAATGTCGAAAATTTGTCAAATTACCGGAAAGAAAGCCATGATTGGCAACAATGTTTCACACTCAAAGAGAAGAACTAAGAGAACCTTTGATTTGAACTTGTTTAACAAGAAGTTCTACTATGTAGAGCAAGATTGCTGGATCAGCCTTAGCATTTGTGCTAACGGTCTGCGTATTATTAATAAGAAAGGACTGGACGCTGCTTTGAACGACGCAGTAGCAAAAGGTTATTGTGATTGGAAAAGCATTAAAGTAATTGGCTAAAAAGTAGAGGAGAATACTGATTATGGCAAAGAAAGCAAAAGGTAACAGAGTACAGGTGATTCTGGAATGCACAGAACACAAAGATAGCGGTATGCCGGGAACTTCTCGTTATATCACTACTAAGAACAGAAAGAATACAACTGAAAGATTGGAATTGAAGAAATACAATCCGATCCTGAAGAGAGTAACAGTACATAAAGAAATTAAATAATAAGTATAACCCATGGCAAAGAAAACTGTAGCAAGTTTGCACGAAGGTTCTAAAGAAGGTCGTGCTTATACAAAGGTTATCAAGATGGTTAAGTCTCCGAAGACTGGTGCTTACATTTTTGATGAACAAATGGTATTGAACGAAAAAGTACAAGACTTTTTCAAGAAATAAGATAGTCCGTCGAAAGACGTTTAATTATAAAATCCTCTTATCGTATTCCGGTAAGGGGATTTTTTTTGTACTTTATCCCCGTACTTTCATTACTTTGTTATATCTTTGTGGCATAATGTATTGTACAAAAAAATAGGATATGGGATTTTTTAGTTTTTTCTCAAAGGAAAAGAAGGAAACTTTAGATAAAGGATTATCTAAGACGAAAGAAAGTGTATTCGGAAAGATTGCCCGTGCTGTGGCAGGAAAGTCGAAAGTAGATGATGAAGTGCTTGATAATCTGGAAGAAGTGCTGATAACTTCGGATGTAGGTGTAGAAACGACGTTAAATATTATTCAACGTATAGAAAAGCGTGCTGCATCTGAAAAATATATGAATGCGCAGGAGCTGAATACTATCTTGCGTGATGAAATCGCTGCTTTGCTAACGGAAAATAATTCGGACGATGTAGATGATTTTGAAGCACCGATTGCGAAGAAACCTTACGTAATTATGGTAGTAGGGGTGAATGGCGTTGGCAAAACAACTACTATTGGTAAGTTGGCTTACCAATTCAAGAAAGCGGGCAAAAGCGTTTATCTGGGAGCAGCGGATACTTTTCGTGCAGCAGCTGTGGAACAGTTGGATATCTGGGGTGGACGGGTAGGAGTACCTGTCGTAAAACAAAAGATGGGAGCTGATCCGGCTTCTGTGGCCTACGATACATTAAGCTCTGCTGTTGCTAACAATGCTGATGTGGTAATTATTGATACTGCCGGTCGCCTTCACAATAAGGTCGGCTTGATGAATGAGTTGACTAAGATTAAAAATGTAATGAAGAAAGTGGTTCCTGATGCTCCTAATGAAGTTCTATTGGTACTGGATGGTTCTACCGGGCAGAATGCATTTGAGCAGGCTAAGCAATTTACGTTAGCTACGGAAGTAACCGCAATGGCTATCACTAAGCTGGATGGTACGGCGAAAGGTGGAGTTGTTATCGGCATTTCTGATCAGTTTAAGATACCTGTTAAGTATATTGGCTTGGGTGAAGGTATGGAAGATTTGCAGGTGTTCCGTAAGAAAGAATTTGTTGACTCGTTGTTTGGGGAGAATGCATGAAACGGAAAACAATTGATATCATAACTTTAGGGTGTTCTAAGAATTTGGTGGATTCGGAGCATTTGATGCGCCAGTTGGAAGAAGCCGGATATCACGTGACTCATGATACGGAAAAGCCTAAAGGAGAGATTGCTGTTATCAATACTTGTGGTTTTATCGGTGATGCTAAAGAGGAATCCATTAACATGATCCTGGAATTTGCACAGGCAAAGGAAGAAGGAAATCTGGAAAAGTTATATGTAATGGGTTGTCTTTCTGAACGCTATCTGAAAGAATTAGCGATTGAAATTCCGCAGGTTGATAAGTTTTATGGTAAATTTAACTGGGCGGAGTTATTGCTGGATCTAGGTAAAGCCTATCACGAAGAACTTCATATAGAGCGTACTCTCACTACTCCTAAACACTATGCATACCTGAAAATATCGGAGGGATGCGACCGGAAATGTTCGTATTGTGCTATTCCGATTATTACAGGGCGGCATGTATCGCGACCGGTAGAGGAAATTTTGGATGAAGTTCGTTATTTGGTGAATAAGGGAGTAAAAGAGTTTCAGATAATAGCTCAGGAGTTGACTTACTATGGTGTGGATTTGTATAAGAAGCAAATGCTTCCTGAACTTATAGAACGTATATCTGAAATTCCCGGGGTAGAATGGATTCGTTTGCATTATGCTTATCCTGCACATTTTCCTACAGATTTGTTCCGGGTGATGCGTGAGCGTCCTAATGTGTGTAAGTATATGGATATAGCTCTTCAGCACATTAGCAATTCAATGCTGGAGAAAATGCGCCGCCATGTAACTCAGGAAGAAACTTATCAACTGATAGAACAATTCCGCAAAGAAGTACCTGGTATTCATTTGCGTACTACTTTAATGGTAGGGCATCCCGGAGAAACGGAGTCGGATTTTGAAGAGTTGAAAGAGTTTGTTCGTAAGGTGCGTTTCGATAGAATGGGGGCTTTTGCATATTCAGAGGAAGAAGGTACTTACGCAGCTGCACATTATGAGGATGAAATACCTCAGGAAGTAAAGCAGGCACGTTTGGATGAATTAATGTCCATTCAACAAGGTATTTCTGCCGAATTGAGCGCTGCAAAAGTGGGGCAATCCATGAAAGTTATTATTGATCGTCTGGAAGGGGATTATTATATCGGCCGTACTGAATTTGACTCTCCTGAAGTGGATCCGGAAGTCTTGATAGAGCGTGGTGAACAAACGTTGCTTATTGGTAACTTTTACCAGGTAGAGATAATAAGTTCCGATGATTTCGACCTTTTTGGACAGGTTATTTAAATAATTTTCCCTAAGAATTTGTGTATATGCGGAAGTTTTGCTAATATAGCACCGAACTTTATAAAAATAGCTGGATTTTGAATAATAAGGAATTTACTTCAGAACTGTCACGAAGATTGGGATATACCATAAAGGATACATCCGAACTAATTGCATCTTTGCTGTCGGACATGACACAACAGCTGCAAGAAGGGAATATTGTTTCTGTACAAAGTTTCGGTACTTTTGAGGTAAAGAAGAAAGCAGAGCGTATTACCATCAATCCAACGACAAAGTTGCGTATGCTGGTTCCGCCTAAGTTGGTGTTGACCTATAGGCCCAGTACGACTCTGAAAGATAAGTTTAAATAATGCCGTCTTCTACTCAAGTAACCCTTCGTAAATATGAATGAAAAGCTGAACATACAGAATTTAATAGAATTGCTTGCCGAAAAGCATGGCATGGATAAAACGGATGCTGAGAGCTTCGTGAAAGAATTTTTCCAGTTGATTGAAGAATCGTTGGAGAGCGATAAGTATGTGAAGATTAAAGGCTTGGGTACATTTAAGCTGATTGACGTGGATAGTCGTGAAAGCGTAAATATAAATACGGGCGAACGTTTTGAAATACAAGGACATACAAAGGTTTCATTTACTCCGGAGCCAACTTTAAAAGATTTGATAAACAAACCTTTTTCGCATTTTGAAACTGTGGTATTGAATGATGAAACAGTGTTAGAAGATACACCGGTGGAGGATAATTCTGAGGAAGAGGAAAAAGATGAAAATTTTGTAGAGCCTGAAAGTTCTACAGTTGTTGTAGAATCACAGGTTGTTGTTCAGGAGACGGCTAAAGGAAATATAGAAGAGTCGATAGAAGAGGCTGTTGAGATTACAGAGGAATCCATAGAAAGTATAGAGGAAGTGGCTGAAGTAATTGAAGAGAAAACTGAAATTGCTGAAGAAAAATTGATGGAGACAGCTGAAGAAGAAGTGATTCAGACTGTTGAGGAAACCGTAGAGGATATAAAAGAAGAACCAGTTTCGGAAGAAACGCCTTCTGTTTATCAGGCTGAATCGGCTCTTCCGTCCGAGGAAGAAGATTTAGTGCCTACTTATGAGGTTCCTGAGCCTCCATCACCTCCTGTGAATAAAGCAGGCAGTTCCACCATGAAGTTTTTTATCGGAATTGTAGTGCTTGTAGTATTATTGTGTGTAGGTGCTGTTACTTTTATGTATTATCCGGATTTACTGGATAGGATGTCTACGCCATCAACAGAGAAAGTTGCTGATGAAAAGGTGGAGAAGCCGGCCGTTCCGGTCGCTCTGACGGATAGTATTGTTCGAAAAGATACCACAACTGTGGTTGCGAAGAAAGATACTGTGGCAGAAGTTGTTACTCCTAAAGTTGTTGAAGAGCCGAAACCGGTTGCAAAACAGGGGACTCCTGCTACTGCTCCTAAAAAAGAGACAAAGAAAGCTGCTGCAACTCCTTTTGAGCCAGACTCTGTAAATTATAAGATTGTAGGAACGAAAGCTACTCATACTATCCAGGAAGGAGAAACTCTGACAAAGGTTGCACTTCGCTTTTACGGGACTAAGGCCCTGTGGCCCTATATTGTGAAGTATAATTCGGGTGTTATAAAGAATCCCGATCATGTGCCGTATGGTACTGTAATCAAGATACCGGAGCTTGAAAAGAAATAAAAGAAAATATTGCACCCCTGCAAGTTGATAATACTTCACTTGCAGGGGTGATTTGCTATTTATTCCTGTCTGCGAATTTGAAATTCTTTTCAGAAACTATTGTTAACTACTAAACTCTATGAAAGTAGTTTAATCTAATTGTTTTTTAATAAAAATTAGTTGGTATGGTTAATTTATTCCTGTACTTTTGGGAGCGAAAAAAATAATTACCAGTAGCATACTGGAGAAATCAATGGAATTTAAACAATAAAAATAATAGTATTTATGGCTGAAACAATTGATATCCGCGAACTGAACGAGCGGATTGAAAGACAAAGTTCTTTTGTTACCAACCTTACTGCTGGTATGGACCAGATCATCGTAGGACAAAAACATCTGGTAGAGTCATTGTTAATCGGTTTGCTGTCTGATGGACACGTATTATTAGAAGGTGTGCCCGGTTTGGCAAAGACATTGGCGATTAAGACGCTTGCCTCATTGATCGATGCACAATACAGTCGTGTACAGTTTACTCCCGATTTGCTGCCTGCTGACGTTATCGGTACAATGGTTTACAGTCAGAAAGACGAAACGTTCCAAGTAAAGAAAGGACCTGTTTTTGCCAACTTCGTTTTGGCAGATGAAATTAACCGTGCTCCGGCTAAGGTACAGAGTGCTTTGCTGGAAGCGATGCAGGAACGTCAGGTAACTATTGGTACGGAAACATTCCCGTTGCCCGAACCTTTCCTTGTACTTGCTACACAGAATCCTATTGAGCAGGAAGGTACTTATCCGCTGCCTGAAGCACAGGTGGACCGTTTCATGCTGAAAGTGGTTATCGACTATCCGAAGATAGAAGAAGAAAAAATGATTATCCGCCAGAATATCAATGGCGATAAATTCAATGTGAAGCCTATTCTGAAAGCTCAGGAGATTATTGAAGCACGTAAAGTTGTTCGTCAGGTATATCTGGATGAGAAGATTGAACGCTACATTGTTGATATTGTATTTGCTACCCGTTATCCGGAGAAATATGATCTGAAGGAACTGAAAGATATGATTGGTTTCGGTGGTTCTCCCCGTGCCTCTATCAATCTGGCATTAGCTGCCCGTACTTATGCTTTCATCAAACGTCGTGGTTATGTGATTCCTGAAGATGTTCGTGCCGTGGCTCATGACGTATTGCGTCATCGTATCGGATTGACTTATGAAGCAGAGGCCAGCAACCTGACTTCTGACGAGATCATCAGCAAAATACTGAATAAGGTTGAAGTACCTTAATTAAGTAAGCATTTTTAAAAAGGTCTTCCGAGACCTGTTAATAAATGGTGTGAACGTTTTTAAAGAATCTTGCCAACGTTTTTAAAGAACGTTGCCGGTATTTATTAACGGAATTATTTAACGATATAGATGGAAACAAGTGAACTGTTAAAAAAAGTCCGTCAGATTGAAATCAAGACGCGCGGATTATCCAACAATATCTTTGCTGGCCAGTATCATTCGGCCTTCAAGGGTAGGGGTATGGCATTTTCCGAGGTACGCGAATATCAGTTTGGCGATGACATACGCGACATTGACTGGAACGTGACCGCTCGCTTCAATAAGCCTTACGTGAAGGTGTTCGAAGAAGAGCGCGAGCTGACCGTTATGTTGCTGGTGGATGTTTCCGGTAGTTTGGAATTCGGTACGGTGAAGCAGATGAAAAAGGATATGGTGACGGAAATAGCTGCAACGTTGGCTTTTTCGGCTATACAAAACAACGATAAAATCGGGGTTATCTTTTTCTCTGACCGGATAGAGAAATTCATTCCGCCTAAGAAAGGGCGTAAGCATATCTTATATATTATTCGCGAACTGATTGACTTTAAAGCGGAGAGTCGAAGGACTGATATCCGGCTCGGACTGGAATATCTGACAAACGTGATGAAGCGTCGTTGTACAGCCTTCCTGTTATCCGATTTCATCGATCAGGGGAACTTTAAGAATGCAATGACTATCGCCAACCGGAAACATGATATGGTGGCTATCCAGGTGTATGACCGCAGGGTAGAGGAACTGCCGGCTATCGGTTTGATGAAAATAAAGGATGCTGAGACCGGACATGAGCAGTGGATTGATACTTCGTCGCGTGCTGTTCGTCGTGCTCATCACGACTGGTGGGTGAATAAACAGGTGGAACTGAACGAAACATTCACTAAAAGTAATGTCGATAATGTGTCGGTACGCACCGATCAGGACTATGTCAAAGCATTGATGAATTTGTTTGCGAAACGAAATTAATCGGAAAAATGAAAAGATATCTATTTCTGATAACCCTATTGGGGATGTTGACTGGCAAGGCAGTGGCTCAGTCGGTAACAGTAGATGCTACCATTGATTCTCTGCAAATTTATATCGGTGACCAGGCGAAGATTAAACTTCAGGTAGCCTTGGATGCCGATAAACGGGCTATTTTCCCTGTTTATACGGATACACTGGTAAGTGGTGTGGAGATTATAGATGTTGCAAAGCCGGATACGCAGTATATAAATGATGATAAACGAATGCTGATTACGCAGGAGTATACTGTTACATCATTCGACTCGGCATTGTATTATCTGCCACCGATGGAAGTATTGGTGGATAATAAGGCATATCGTTCGAAGGCATTGGCACTGAAGGTATATTCGATGAATGTGCCATTGGATCCAGAGAATCCGGAACAGTTTTTTGGTCCGAAGACAGTAATGCAACCTCCTTTTGTGTGGGAAGATTGGTATGGGATTATCACCTGTGGCATATTGCTTATTCCGATTGCATTATTACTTATCTATCTGATCATGCGTATCTGTGACAATAAACCTATCATCCGTAAGGTAAAGGTTGAACCGAAGTTACCTCCGCATCAGATGGCGATGAAAGAAATAGAGCGTATCAAAGGGGAAAAAGTATGGCAAAAGGGACAGCCGAAGGAGTATTACACGGAATTGACAGATATTTTGCGTACGTATATTAAAGAGCGTTTTGGTTTCAATGCTTTGGAAATGACCTCTTCGGAGATTATAGAAAAGCTGCTTGAAATGCAAGATAAAGAAGCTATTGCAGATTTACGTTCTCTTTTTGAGACTGCCGATTTGGTGAAGTTCGCTAAACATAATCCGTTGATGAACGAAAATGATGCGAATCTGATCAATGCCATTGAATTTATCAATGAAACCAAGGAGAAAGAAGTGGAGAATGCAAAACCGCAACCCACTGAAATTACCATCATTGAGAAACGTTCATTGCGTACTAAAATATTGCTGGGCATAGGCATCGTAGTATTGTCGGTTGCCTTGATTGGTTCGTTCGTTTATATTGGAATGCAGTTATACAATTATTTTGCGTAGTAGTAGAATTTAAGGGTAACTCCAATCTTAAATAGTAAATTGTTAAATAGTAAATACAATGGTTTTTGCCAATATTGAATATTTGTTTTTGCTGCTGTTGCTTATACCTTATATAGTATGGTATATCATGAGGCGGAGGAATAATGAAGCTACACTTCAGATTTCGGATGCTCGTGTATATGCTCATACGCCGAAGAGTTATAAGAACTATTTGTTGCATGTGCCTTTTATGTTACGGATTATTGCTTTGGCATTGATTATCGTAGTGTTGGCGCGTCCTCAAACTACTAATAGCTGGCAAAACAGTGAAATTGAAGGTATAGATATTATGATGGCCATCGACGTATCTACCAGTATGCTGGCAGAGGATTTGAAACCGAATCGTCTGGAAGCTGCTAAAGATGTGGCTGCGGAGTTTATTAATGGTCGGCCCAATGATAATATCGGTATAACTTTATTTGCCGGTGAAAGTTTTACGCAATGTCCGTTGACGGTGGATCATGCAGTGCTTCTGAATCTGTTTCAAGGCATTAAGTGTGGTATTATTGAAGATGGAACAGCAGTCGGTATGGGTATTGCTAATGCCGTTACCCGCTTGAAAGACAGTAAAGCGAAGTCTAAAGTAATCATTCTGTTGACGGATGGTACAAATAATAAAGGAGATATATCTCCGCTGACTGCGGCAGAAATAGCTAAGAGTTTTGGTATTCGTGTTTATACTATTGGTGTAGGTACGAACGGAATGGCTCCGTATCCTTATCCGGTGGGTAACACTGTGCAGTATGTCAATATGCCGGTGGAGATTGATGAAAAGACACTGACGCAGATTGCGGCTACCACAGAAGGTAATTATTTCCGTGCCACCAGTAATTCTAAGCTGAAAGAGGTATATGAGGAGATTGATAAGTTGGAGAAAACCAAGTTGAATGTGAAGGAATACAGCAAGCGCCAGGAAGAATACCGTTGGTTTGCTTTGGCGGCATTCTTGTGCGTGTTACTTGAAGTATTGCTTCGTAATTCTATCTTGAAGAAGATACCTTAAAACAATGCATTAATTGTAAATTACTAAATTGTACATAGAAAGATGTTTCGATTTGAAGAACCTACATATTTATACCTGTTGCTCCTGTTGCCT
This window contains:
- a CDS encoding vWA domain-containing protein, yielding MVFANIEYLFLLLLLIPYIVWYIMRRRNNEATLQISDARVYAHTPKSYKNYLLHVPFMLRIIALALIIVVLARPQTTNSWQNSEIEGIDIMMAIDVSTSMLAEDLKPNRLEAAKDVAAEFINGRPNDNIGITLFAGESFTQCPLTVDHAVLLNLFQGIKCGIIEDGTAVGMGIANAVTRLKDSKAKSKVIILLTDGTNNKGDISPLTAAEIAKSFGIRVYTIGVGTNGMAPYPYPVGNTVQYVNMPVEIDEKTLTQIAATTEGNYFRATSNSKLKEVYEEIDKLEKTKLNVKEYSKRQEEYRWFALAAFLCVLLEVLLRNSILKKIP